In Desulfovibrio sp. 86, the following proteins share a genomic window:
- a CDS encoding AAA family ATPase: MYIQSFHMDGFGIFSDVTVEGLGPGLTIFLGENEAGKSTCLEFLRSTLAGYPAPNSKEGKLIPGALRGGTAGGSLTLRADDAQLLRLTRRPGSANGQVSLTDGQGKPLDEDVLRRLLSGVSRDVYRNVFGFSLSELEHMGNLTGESVRHALYGASFGPGLRAPGEVLNILKKQNDEIFKSGGSKPPLNQALKQLNELRQRIAELRQQQAGFDDLARELDQKRDELTEIRGYKAQLEEERRLLERRLGVWLQWNEWRMVCTALERLGPVNESFPEDAQARLARAQEARESCERHHAARKEKLDLLRERRDAVRLDMPLLEALPALRRLAERKSGYRQALTALPAQKDRCRRAEEDLARELARLGPDWSCDRIRLTDRSLFAREDLEKQAREMTASVSAHQAAVDTLNQCNRDVEAAEREVVAHQNNLALLPVPVAALDDDQRDTLRQSLARQEEARRQIPLRQRAVLEARTTFARALTPLKLSGGTTLEANSGAVATLDALLARQDEALELAASVQERLDHAGEAAQAVQQAEEHLLSVKARMDALREEQRGKNGPTREHLDGQTAALRSLRALSSTLETERLRLNELDARLDSEPPVKSIKNLPLLLLGLIFFVSGVGMLLTYWRLGLTVISLNEGLDFPINLWSGYLILLCGVGFLAGGLPHNGPEAKRRKKELASLQNRREACSNHVVELEEQARQLCRTAQVQSMDMVTLEAMEVLLEREREQCFHEERARKDMEGLKRTTDLARTEVSRRQALCQEVEGVVQQTRRRWHEFMLSLKVGNVPAPEGAAAFFARAEAARLAYSGVAAAQAELGALEEDLARTEERMRKMAAVAERLPVMPNGAQPLQPDENLSDALAEIAHQILESCREADAVREQRIKAEAALQNAESDRQRCKVRQNEATDELRAAEDRLNAARAQWAHCLEGLGLGTDLDPETVREAFKYMENCLSAESALERARIELAQSQAEMAALRDPLSQHLANLDRPPLAGADDAPDWLASLDAALEEAEAMAVAQTRRLGLDQELVELESEARAAQAALDSAIHTERSLLALAGATDAEDFLRQAARHEEQRSLAQRRLDLEDALRLAADKCPLEEFLPQFETESQEAQEKRCANINEELLELQGKEQELGDRVSTLRSGVAMLSHNEELAQLQQEAAALEEAMQRMAYDWSRRALARAILEAAKRNFERERQPEVIRLASEIFARITGRRWLGISASLEDKTLNILPAQGEALAPENLSRGAREQAYLALRLAYIKNHAAHAVPLPIIMDEVLVNFDPQRAERTARAFVDLTDSGSSRGHQLLYFTCQPHMVDLLRKAEPGAALFCVEQGQIRAA, translated from the coding sequence ATGTATATCCAGTCCTTCCATATGGACGGATTCGGCATTTTTTCTGATGTAACGGTTGAGGGGCTTGGCCCCGGCCTCACCATTTTTCTGGGTGAAAACGAAGCGGGCAAGTCCACGTGTCTGGAATTTTTGCGCTCCACCCTGGCGGGCTATCCGGCCCCAAACAGCAAGGAAGGCAAGCTCATTCCCGGCGCGTTGCGCGGTGGCACGGCAGGCGGGAGCCTGACCCTGCGCGCGGATGATGCGCAGCTTTTACGGCTGACGCGCCGTCCGGGCAGCGCAAACGGACAGGTATCCCTTACGGACGGCCAGGGCAAACCCCTTGATGAAGACGTTTTACGCCGCCTGCTTTCGGGCGTCAGCAGAGACGTATACCGCAATGTTTTCGGTTTCAGCCTCAGCGAACTGGAACATATGGGCAACCTCACCGGCGAAAGCGTGCGCCATGCCCTTTATGGCGCCAGCTTTGGCCCCGGCTTGCGCGCCCCCGGCGAAGTGCTCAATATCCTGAAAAAACAGAATGACGAGATCTTCAAGTCCGGCGGCAGTAAACCACCTCTCAATCAGGCCCTCAAGCAGCTCAACGAACTGCGCCAGCGTATTGCCGAACTGCGCCAGCAACAGGCCGGATTTGACGACCTCGCCCGTGAACTGGATCAAAAACGCGACGAACTGACCGAGATCCGAGGCTATAAAGCCCAGTTGGAAGAGGAACGGCGACTGCTGGAACGCCGGTTGGGCGTCTGGCTGCAATGGAACGAATGGCGCATGGTCTGCACCGCCCTGGAGCGGCTCGGGCCTGTCAACGAATCTTTCCCCGAAGACGCTCAGGCCCGTCTGGCCCGCGCTCAGGAAGCAAGGGAAAGCTGCGAGCGTCATCACGCCGCCCGCAAAGAAAAACTTGATCTCTTGCGCGAGCGTCGTGATGCGGTGCGGCTGGATATGCCCCTGCTGGAGGCATTGCCGGCTTTGCGCCGTTTGGCGGAACGCAAAAGCGGCTACCGGCAGGCATTGACTGCCCTCCCCGCGCAAAAAGACCGCTGCCGCCGCGCTGAGGAGGATCTCGCCCGCGAACTGGCGCGCCTTGGCCCGGACTGGAGCTGTGACCGCATCCGTCTGACTGACCGCTCACTTTTCGCCCGTGAAGATCTTGAAAAACAGGCGCGCGAAATGACTGCTTCCGTGTCCGCGCACCAGGCCGCAGTGGATACGCTGAACCAGTGCAACCGCGATGTGGAAGCCGCCGAGCGTGAAGTGGTTGCACATCAAAATAATCTGGCGCTGCTCCCTGTTCCGGTGGCCGCCCTGGATGACGACCAGCGCGACACGCTACGCCAGTCCCTGGCTCGCCAGGAAGAGGCCCGACGCCAGATTCCTTTGCGCCAGCGTGCCGTGCTCGAAGCGCGTACCACCTTTGCCCGTGCGCTCACTCCGCTGAAGCTTTCTGGCGGTACAACCCTGGAAGCCAACAGCGGAGCCGTGGCGACTCTGGACGCGTTGCTCGCCCGCCAGGACGAAGCCCTTGAGTTGGCGGCCAGCGTACAGGAGCGTCTGGATCATGCTGGTGAAGCGGCCCAGGCCGTGCAGCAAGCCGAGGAACATCTGCTCTCCGTCAAGGCCCGCATGGATGCCCTGCGCGAGGAGCAGCGCGGCAAAAACGGCCCCACCCGCGAACACCTGGACGGGCAAACGGCAGCCCTCCGCTCTTTGCGCGCCCTTTCATCAACGCTTGAGACGGAAAGGCTGCGGCTCAATGAACTGGACGCAAGGCTGGACAGTGAACCGCCTGTCAAAAGTATTAAAAATCTTCCATTACTGCTTTTGGGCCTGATTTTTTTTGTGTCAGGTGTTGGCATGCTGCTCACATACTGGCGACTTGGCCTGACTGTCATTTCGCTGAACGAAGGTTTGGATTTTCCCATAAACCTCTGGTCTGGCTATCTCATTCTGCTTTGTGGCGTGGGTTTTCTGGCTGGCGGGCTGCCGCACAATGGCCCTGAGGCCAAACGCCGCAAAAAGGAACTGGCCAGCCTGCAAAACCGCCGTGAAGCATGCTCCAACCACGTGGTCGAACTGGAAGAACAGGCCCGCCAACTCTGCCGGACAGCGCAGGTGCAGAGCATGGATATGGTCACTCTGGAAGCAATGGAAGTACTGCTCGAACGCGAGCGCGAGCAATGCTTTCACGAAGAGCGCGCCCGCAAGGATATGGAAGGGCTCAAGCGCACCACGGATCTCGCGCGCACCGAGGTCAGCAGGCGGCAGGCGCTGTGTCAGGAAGTTGAGGGCGTCGTGCAGCAAACCCGACGCCGCTGGCATGAATTCATGCTCTCCCTCAAGGTGGGCAATGTCCCCGCTCCGGAAGGCGCTGCGGCATTTTTTGCCAGAGCGGAAGCCGCCAGACTGGCCTACAGCGGCGTTGCCGCCGCCCAGGCGGAACTCGGCGCGCTTGAAGAAGACCTTGCGCGCACCGAAGAGCGCATGCGCAAGATGGCAGCGGTGGCGGAACGCCTCCCGGTCATGCCCAATGGCGCGCAGCCTTTACAGCCTGACGAAAATCTTTCCGACGCTCTTGCCGAGATCGCGCACCAGATACTGGAATCCTGCCGGGAGGCTGACGCCGTGCGTGAACAACGCATCAAGGCCGAAGCCGCCTTGCAAAATGCCGAAAGCGACAGGCAGCGCTGCAAAGTACGGCAGAATGAAGCCACCGACGAATTGCGTGCGGCTGAGGATCGCCTGAATGCAGCACGTGCGCAGTGGGCTCACTGCCTTGAAGGGCTTGGACTGGGTACGGATCTTGATCCTGAAACTGTGCGTGAAGCTTTCAAGTATATGGAAAACTGCCTGTCGGCCGAATCCGCGCTGGAACGGGCACGCATTGAGTTGGCGCAGAGCCAGGCGGAGATGGCTGCCCTGCGTGACCCATTGTCGCAGCATCTCGCCAACCTGGATCGCCCTCCCTTGGCTGGAGCCGACGATGCCCCGGACTGGCTGGCCAGTCTGGACGCTGCGCTGGAAGAGGCAGAAGCCATGGCCGTGGCCCAGACCCGCCGTCTTGGGCTGGATCAGGAACTGGTGGAGCTTGAAAGCGAAGCGCGCGCCGCTCAGGCAGCCCTGGATTCCGCCATCCACACAGAACGCAGCCTGCTTGCCCTGGCAGGAGCAACGGACGCCGAAGACTTTTTGCGGCAGGCCGCGCGCCATGAAGAACAGCGCAGCCTTGCACAACGCCGTCTTGACCTTGAAGATGCCCTGCGCCTTGCTGCCGACAAATGCCCCCTGGAAGAATTCCTGCCCCAGTTCGAAACTGAAAGCCAGGAAGCCCAGGAAAAGCGCTGCGCAAACATCAACGAAGAACTGCTTGAACTTCAGGGCAAGGAGCAGGAATTGGGCGACAGGGTGAGCACCCTGCGCTCCGGCGTTGCAATGCTGTCGCACAATGAGGAGCTGGCGCAGTTGCAGCAGGAAGCTGCCGCTCTTGAAGAAGCCATGCAGCGTATGGCCTATGACTGGAGCCGCCGGGCCCTGGCGCGCGCCATTCTTGAAGCTGCCAAGCGTAATTTTGAACGCGAAAGGCAACCTGAAGTCATACGGCTTGCCTCAGAAATATTTGCCCGCATTACCGGTCGCCGCTGGCTCGGCATCAGCGCTTCTCTTGAGGACAAGACGCTGAATATCCTGCCCGCCCAAGGCGAAGCCCTTGCCCCAGAAAATCTCAGCAGAGGCGCGCGTGAGCAGGCATATCTGGCCCTGCGTCTGGCCTATATCAAGAACCATGCGGCGCACGCCGTTCCTCTTCCCATTATTATGGATGAAGTTCTGGTCAACTTTGACCCGCAAAGGGCTGAGCGCACGGCCAGGGCTTTTGTGGACCTGACGGACTCGGGCAGCAGCAGGGGGCATCAGCTCCTGTATTTTACCTGCCAGCCCCATATGGTGGATCTGCTGCGCAAGGCAGAACCAGGAGCGGCCCTCTTTTGTGTTGAGCAGGGGCAAATCCGCGCCGCCTGA
- a CDS encoding metallophosphoesterase family protein has product MDVVRYIHAADLHLDTPFRGLSRETAQGGHLSKLLHEATFKALDRLFRLCETEKPDFLVLAGDVYNEEDRSVKAQLRLRDGCLRLRDAGVRVFIAHGNHDPLNSLLASIRWPDNVTIFGPEVERHLIEKDGKPLAVIHGISHAKIREGRNLARLFRRDAEQTCFQLGVLHCTVEGESKADRYAPCSLDDLKSAGLDAWALGHVHERRILCDEPFIAYSGNSQGLHINETGPRGCLLVTARAENFDAEPSATQCAWRCNAEFMRLGPVQWATLDLDLNGTDQIDQVENHLVQCLDQAASDTDPGCEALLARVNLHGRTALDAVLRDASNQEDLLERLGHLASGTPGVWVKDLRMDTSPATDPAQYLQREDLLGETLRMARRMGESHEAFQEVAGPALAPLFTHGQLRKILAQPDDAQMQALLEEAQRLCTDLLEVR; this is encoded by the coding sequence ATGGACGTTGTACGTTATATCCACGCAGCCGATCTGCATCTGGACACCCCTTTTCGCGGGCTTTCGCGCGAAACCGCTCAAGGCGGCCATTTGTCCAAGTTGCTGCATGAAGCCACCTTCAAAGCGCTGGACCGGCTTTTTCGCCTGTGCGAAACGGAAAAACCCGATTTTCTCGTGCTGGCTGGCGATGTGTATAATGAAGAAGATCGCAGCGTCAAAGCCCAATTGCGCCTTCGCGATGGCTGCTTGCGCCTGCGGGATGCGGGGGTGCGCGTTTTTATCGCCCACGGCAATCATGATCCGCTCAATTCACTGCTCGCTTCCATCCGCTGGCCTGACAATGTGACCATCTTCGGCCCTGAGGTTGAACGTCATCTCATTGAAAAAGATGGAAAACCCCTGGCCGTCATACATGGCATCAGTCACGCCAAAATCCGTGAAGGACGCAACCTGGCCCGATTGTTCCGGCGTGATGCCGAACAAACGTGTTTTCAACTCGGCGTGCTGCATTGCACTGTAGAGGGTGAAAGCAAGGCTGACCGCTATGCGCCCTGCTCGCTGGACGACCTCAAAAGCGCCGGACTGGACGCATGGGCGCTTGGACACGTGCACGAGCGCCGTATACTGTGTGATGAGCCCTTTATTGCCTACAGCGGCAATAGTCAGGGATTGCACATCAATGAGACCGGCCCCCGCGGCTGCCTCCTGGTCACGGCCCGGGCTGAAAACTTTGATGCGGAGCCGTCCGCCACCCAGTGCGCATGGCGCTGTAATGCGGAATTCATGCGTCTTGGGCCCGTGCAGTGGGCCACCTTGGATCTGGACCTGAACGGCACTGACCAGATTGACCAGGTGGAAAACCATCTGGTTCAATGCCTTGACCAGGCCGCCAGCGATACCGATCCCGGGTGCGAAGCCCTGCTTGCGCGCGTAAACCTGCATGGCCGCACTGCCCTTGACGCCGTCCTGCGCGACGCCAGCAATCAGGAAGACCTTTTGGAACGCCTTGGGCACCTTGCCAGCGGCACGCCCGGAGTATGGGTCAAGGACTTGCGCATGGACACGAGCCCGGCCACGGATCCCGCCCAGTACCTGCAGCGCGAGGATCTTCTTGGCGAAACGCTCCGCATGGCCCGGCGCATGGGTGAAAGTCATGAAGCTTTTCAGGAGGTGGCGGGCCCGGCCCTGGCCCCACTGTTCACCCATGGGCAGTTGCGCAAGATTCTGGCCCAGCCTGACGACGCCCAGATGCAGGCGCTCCTTGAGGAGGCCCAACGCCTTTGCACTGACCTTCTGGAGGTTCGCTGA
- a CDS encoding glycosyltransferase family protein, whose translation MARILYGIHGTGHGHAMRGLTIARRLSRHEFLFIANDDAPKILEPEFPVRRLPNLGTVFKNYKVDLAATIKKALPILWHRQRYIDQVSRLIDEFKPDVCMTDLEYFVPRAAERAGLPCLTLDHQHVITCCRHDLPPDMWWDSFVQGLTPRYLFRPTAENLIISFYAPPVLPQYKARIAPPILRNSVLALNPRDDGHVLVYQSNSTHRKLVDFLRSATRKTCYVFGYDREEGQEDNVIFMRKSEEGFLRLLEGCSYVIQGGGHTLMGEALYLGKPILTLPLKAMVEQRFNAMYIERLGYGMQADMLTLAPELLNRFEARLPDYKAAIARGSFCGNETVFGLIDYFIRHGSLPTVGTPKVEE comes from the coding sequence ATGGCGCGCATTCTTTATGGCATACACGGCACCGGGCATGGGCATGCCATGCGTGGGCTGACCATCGCCCGCCGTCTCTCTCGCCACGAGTTCCTTTTTATCGCCAATGACGATGCGCCCAAGATCCTTGAGCCGGAGTTTCCTGTGCGCCGCCTGCCCAACCTGGGCACTGTGTTCAAAAATTACAAGGTGGATCTTGCGGCCACCATTAAAAAAGCCCTGCCCATACTTTGGCATCGTCAGCGGTACATTGATCAGGTTTCGCGTCTGATTGACGAATTCAAACCCGATGTCTGCATGACCGACCTTGAGTACTTTGTGCCCCGCGCCGCAGAAAGGGCGGGCCTCCCGTGTCTGACCCTGGACCACCAGCATGTGATCACGTGTTGCCGTCATGACCTTCCGCCGGACATGTGGTGGGACAGCTTTGTGCAAGGGCTGACGCCACGGTATCTTTTTCGTCCCACGGCAGAAAATCTTATTATTTCCTTCTATGCTCCGCCGGTCTTGCCGCAGTATAAAGCCAGGATAGCGCCGCCCATTTTGCGGAACAGCGTTTTGGCGCTGAATCCGCGCGATGACGGGCATGTGCTGGTGTACCAAAGCAATTCCACGCACCGCAAACTGGTGGACTTTCTGCGTTCGGCCACCCGCAAAACCTGCTATGTTTTCGGGTATGACCGTGAAGAAGGGCAGGAGGATAATGTCATCTTCATGCGCAAGAGCGAAGAGGGCTTTTTGCGCCTGCTGGAAGGGTGCTCATATGTCATCCAGGGGGGCGGTCATACCCTCATGGGCGAGGCCCTGTATCTTGGAAAACCCATCCTCACCCTGCCTCTTAAAGCCATGGTGGAGCAACGCTTCAACGCGATGTATATTGAGCGGCTTGGCTATGGCATGCAGGCCGACATGCTCACGCTTGCGCCGGAACTGCTGAACCGTTTTGAGGCCAGACTTCCCGACTACAAGGCGGCCATAGCCAGAGGCAGTTTTTGCGGTAATGAAACCGTGTTCGGTCTGATTGATTACTTTATCAGGCACGGTTCCTTGCCCACAGTGGGCACGCCCAAGGTTGAAGAATAA
- a CDS encoding metallophosphoesterase, translating to MIKFFVVTGFALVLANGWVTWWLWRALDHTGWLRPALCLTVAVLGASFPLLYKLGGDSAPEVWLLRAGAFWLGMLFYVFCLVLLMDIWGLASRLWAVPPTTPRWGATLMVVGLPLVIGCASWLNAACPVVRQYDLTIHTSNAVSRQYTHSPLVLGVLADMHLGRIITAPRLVRAMDLLAPYKPDAILYVGDILDDHVLVDVEAMAAALARIQPRLGHWAVPGNHEYISGPIDDSLDILRRSGMRVLRDQWHVLDNAFVLAGRDDISGHMFSGSPRKSLKEILADLPPEHGDLPLFVMDHQPSSLDEARTAGAVLELSGHTHYGQLWPFHWVVENLYENPLGLLIKNGLHSVVSAGTGTWGPPMRNTSRAEVLVVKVHFTPTAN from the coding sequence ATGATAAAATTTTTCGTGGTGACGGGGTTTGCCCTTGTCCTCGCCAATGGATGGGTTACCTGGTGGCTATGGCGCGCTCTTGACCATACGGGCTGGCTGCGACCGGCGCTCTGCCTCACGGTGGCTGTGCTTGGCGCGTCATTTCCCCTGCTGTACAAGCTTGGCGGCGATTCCGCCCCTGAGGTCTGGCTGCTGCGGGCGGGCGCGTTCTGGCTGGGCATGCTTTTCTATGTTTTTTGCCTGGTGCTGCTTATGGACATCTGGGGGCTGGCAAGCCGCCTCTGGGCGGTTCCCCCCACGACTCCCCGTTGGGGGGCCACCCTGATGGTCGTGGGCCTGCCTCTCGTCATCGGCTGCGCCAGTTGGCTCAATGCCGCCTGCCCTGTGGTGCGGCAATATGACCTGACCATACACACCAGCAATGCCGTATCCCGGCAGTACACGCATTCGCCCCTTGTTCTCGGCGTACTGGCAGACATGCATCTCGGGCGGATCATCACGGCCCCGCGCCTTGTGCGCGCCATGGATCTGCTGGCCCCCTACAAGCCCGATGCCATCCTTTACGTTGGCGACATCCTTGACGACCATGTTCTGGTTGACGTGGAAGCCATGGCCGCAGCCCTGGCCCGCATACAACCCCGGCTGGGCCATTGGGCGGTGCCGGGCAACCATGAATACATCTCCGGCCCCATTGATGACAGCCTTGATATCCTGCGCCGCAGCGGCATGCGGGTGCTGCGCGACCAGTGGCATGTTCTGGACAATGCCTTTGTTCTGGCTGGAAGGGATGATATAAGCGGCCACATGTTTTCCGGGAGTCCGCGCAAAAGCCTCAAAGAAATCCTTGCTGATCTGCCGCCGGAGCATGGGGATCTGCCGCTCTTCGTCATGGACCATCAGCCTTCTTCACTGGATGAGGCGCGCACGGCAGGTGCAGTGCTGGAACTTTCCGGGCACACGCATTATGGCCAGCTATGGCCTTTTCACTGGGTGGTGGAAAATCTGTATGAAAACCCGCTGGGCCTGCTGATCAAAAATGGGCTTCATTCTGTGGTGTCAGCAGGAACCGGCACCTGGGGCCCGCCCATGCGCAACACATCACGCGCCGAAGTTCTTGTTGTCAAAGTGCATTTTACGCCAACGGCCAACTAG
- the dnaE gene encoding DNA polymerase III subunit alpha, whose amino-acid sequence MSDFVHLHCHTEYSLLDGAIRIKDLCARAKDFGMPACAITDHGNLFGAAYFYQGCKDFGVKPIFGCEVYVCHDHTDKKTESPLARKRNHLILLAQNKTGYHNLVKLVSHGFLEGFYYKPRVDKALLRKYSEGLTCLSACIAGEIPRAILADNMDLAKKLTLEYASIYPGRFYLELQSNGLKEQEKANIALMELAETCKLPLVATNDCHYLGADDAEAHEVLLCIQTQTTMDDPKRMKFGTHELYYKSIEEMEKSFSHVPEALSNTMRIAEECNVALDFGNHYFPVYQLPEGASMESEFRRLAEDGLEKRLKKHPDRASINADMYRERLQYELRVILEMGFPSYFLIVQEFINWAKNNNIPVGPGRGSAAGSLVAWALRITNLDPIPYNLLFERFLNSERVSLPDIDVDFCERRRGDVIRHMVETYGEGSVAQITTFGTMKAKGVVRDVGRALGMSFAETDRIAKLVPADLKMTIKKALEAEPELEKLYLEDQQVKHLLDTARRLEGLARHASTHAAGLVVSDKPMEEYLPLYLGKRGELVTQFDGPMTEKAGLVKFDFLGLKTMTLIQDTLDNISLQGQSPPDLDNLPLTDTETYDLYARGETDGVFQVESSGMRQYLRMLRPTCFEDIIAMLALYRPGPLGSGMVDEFIKRKHGQVPVIYPHDSLTDCLRDTYGVIVYQEQVMQIAQIIASYTLGGADLLRRAMGKKKAEAMAKERVTFVAGATSNGISEEKANEIFDLMEKFAEYGFNKSHSAAYALISYYTAYLKVHFKVEFMAALLTSEMGNQDKLLKYVSCCKDMGIDVVQPSVNRSQREFTAYEGKVVFGLGGIKNVGDEAIRELVESRNAEGEFASLFDLCCRVNLRKVTKRVLESLIKGGACDCFGVARAAMLASLEAVVSRAQKKAKDKNSNQVSLLAMAPAVESAPQPGIGLDCPEADLPEMPDEDKLRAEKEALGFFLTSHPLQPYVREIRRLGLTTLEDARDMFPGAEVRCAVLVTGIREVITKSKGERMAFAAIEDLTGHGEVTFFPRSYAEVRQLLHSEQPLCLTARLDKEPEDSRDLDEDNEDAPRELKLLGQSLLLMAECCGLNDTPVCVQIPSHRMGREDLLALRNILENHPGPVETHAQVCLEGHVCHLHLDNNLKVSPGPDLDKAIAAWAS is encoded by the coding sequence ATGTCCGATTTCGTTCATTTGCATTGCCATACCGAGTACAGCCTCCTGGACGGCGCCATACGCATCAAGGATCTTTGCGCCCGCGCCAAAGATTTCGGCATGCCCGCCTGCGCCATTACAGACCATGGCAATCTTTTTGGCGCAGCCTACTTTTATCAGGGCTGCAAAGACTTCGGCGTCAAGCCCATATTCGGCTGCGAGGTTTACGTCTGCCATGACCATACGGACAAAAAAACGGAATCGCCGCTGGCCCGCAAACGTAACCACCTGATTTTGCTGGCGCAAAATAAAACGGGCTACCACAATCTTGTCAAACTGGTAAGTCACGGTTTTCTTGAGGGTTTTTACTACAAACCCCGCGTGGACAAGGCCCTGCTGCGCAAATATTCCGAAGGGCTTACCTGCCTTTCAGCCTGCATCGCCGGCGAAATCCCCCGCGCCATCTTGGCCGATAATATGGATCTCGCCAAAAAACTCACCCTGGAGTACGCCAGCATCTACCCTGGCCGGTTTTACCTTGAGCTGCAATCCAACGGACTGAAAGAGCAGGAAAAAGCCAATATTGCCCTTATGGAGTTGGCCGAAACCTGCAAACTGCCCCTGGTGGCCACCAACGACTGCCATTACCTTGGCGCGGACGACGCCGAAGCCCATGAAGTTCTGCTCTGCATACAGACGCAGACCACCATGGATGACCCCAAGCGCATGAAGTTCGGCACCCATGAGTTGTACTACAAATCCATTGAAGAGATGGAAAAGTCATTCAGCCATGTGCCCGAAGCGCTGTCCAACACCATGCGCATTGCCGAGGAATGCAATGTGGCTCTGGACTTCGGCAACCATTATTTCCCCGTGTACCAGTTGCCCGAAGGGGCCAGCATGGAATCGGAATTCCGCCGTCTGGCCGAAGATGGTCTTGAAAAAAGGCTGAAAAAACACCCGGATCGGGCTTCCATCAATGCCGACATGTACCGTGAACGCCTGCAGTACGAACTGCGCGTCATTCTGGAAATGGGCTTTCCAAGCTACTTCCTCATCGTGCAGGAATTCATCAACTGGGCAAAAAACAACAATATTCCTGTAGGCCCGGGGCGCGGATCGGCCGCCGGATCGCTGGTGGCATGGGCCTTGCGCATCACAAACCTTGACCCCATCCCCTACAATCTGCTGTTTGAACGCTTTTTGAACAGCGAACGCGTGTCATTGCCCGATATCGACGTGGACTTCTGCGAACGGCGTCGGGGCGACGTCATCAGGCATATGGTTGAAACCTACGGCGAGGGGTCGGTGGCGCAGATCACCACCTTTGGCACCATGAAGGCCAAGGGCGTGGTGCGCGACGTGGGCCGTGCGTTGGGCATGAGCTTTGCCGAAACCGACCGGATTGCCAAACTGGTGCCCGCCGACCTCAAGATGACCATTAAGAAAGCGCTTGAAGCCGAACCAGAACTGGAAAAGCTCTACCTTGAAGACCAGCAGGTCAAGCACCTGCTGGATACGGCACGTCGTCTTGAAGGGCTCGCGCGCCACGCCTCCACCCATGCCGCAGGCCTTGTGGTGTCCGACAAGCCCATGGAGGAATACCTGCCCCTCTATCTGGGTAAACGCGGCGAACTTGTGACCCAGTTCGACGGCCCCATGACCGAAAAAGCCGGGCTGGTGAAATTCGACTTTCTGGGTCTCAAGACCATGACCCTGATTCAGGACACCTTGGACAACATCAGCCTTCAGGGGCAATCTCCGCCGGATCTGGACAATCTGCCGCTCACCGATACCGAAACTTACGACCTGTATGCCAGGGGCGAGACCGATGGCGTTTTTCAGGTGGAAAGCTCGGGCATGCGCCAGTATCTGCGCATGCTGCGGCCCACGTGCTTTGAAGACATCATCGCCATGCTGGCGCTATATCGGCCCGGCCCTCTCGGGTCCGGCATGGTTGACGAATTCATCAAGCGAAAGCACGGCCAGGTGCCCGTCATCTACCCTCATGACTCGCTTACCGACTGCCTGCGCGACACCTACGGCGTTATCGTGTACCAGGAACAGGTCATGCAGATCGCCCAGATCATCGCCAGCTACACGCTGGGCGGAGCCGACCTGCTGCGCCGCGCCATGGGCAAGAAAAAGGCCGAAGCCATGGCCAAGGAGCGCGTCACCTTTGTGGCTGGCGCCACAAGTAACGGCATCAGCGAAGAAAAAGCCAACGAAATATTCGACTTGATGGAAAAATTTGCGGAATACGGCTTCAACAAGTCGCACTCTGCCGCCTATGCTCTCATTTCCTACTACACCGCCTATCTCAAGGTTCACTTTAAAGTTGAATTTATGGCTGCCCTGCTCACCTCGGAAATGGGCAATCAGGACAAGCTGCTCAAATACGTCTCCTGCTGCAAAGACATGGGCATTGATGTTGTGCAGCCTTCAGTGAACCGCAGCCAGCGCGAGTTTACGGCCTATGAAGGCAAGGTCGTATTCGGGCTGGGCGGCATCAAGAACGTGGGCGACGAAGCCATCCGCGAACTGGTGGAATCCCGCAATGCTGAGGGAGAATTCGCCTCGCTCTTTGACCTGTGCTGCCGCGTGAACCTGCGCAAGGTTACCAAGCGCGTTCTGGAATCTCTTATCAAGGGCGGCGCTTGCGACTGCTTTGGCGTGGCACGCGCCGCCATGCTGGCTTCGCTTGAAGCAGTGGTCTCCCGCGCGCAGAAAAAGGCCAAGGACAAAAACTCCAATCAGGTGTCTTTGCTGGCCATGGCCCCGGCGGTGGAAAGCGCGCCGCAGCCCGGCATCGGGCTCGACTGCCCTGAAGCCGATCTGCCCGAAATGCCCGACGAAGACAAACTGCGCGCCGAAAAAGAGGCTCTGGGTTTCTTTCTTACAAGCCATCCGCTGCAGCCCTATGTGCGTGAAATCCGCCGTCTGGGACTCACAACCCTTGAAGACGCCCGCGACATGTTTCCCGGCGCCGAGGTGCGCTGCGCCGTGCTTGTAACCGGCATTCGCGAGGTCATAACCAAGAGCAAGGGCGAACGCATGGCTTTTGCGGCCATTGAAGACCTCACGGGCCATGGCGAGGTGACCTTTTTCCCTCGCAGTTATGCGGAAGTTCGCCAGCTGCTCCATTCGGAGCAGCCGCTGTGCCTTACCGCCAGGCTGGACAAGGAGCCGGAAGACAGCCGCGATCTGGACGAAGACAATGAGGACGCCCCCCGCGAACTCAAACTTCTGGGTCAAAGTCTGTTGCTGATGGCCGAGTGCTGCGGGCTCAACGATACTCCGGTATGCGTGCAGATTCCCTCGCACCGTATGGGCCGGGAGGACTTGCTGGCGCTGCGCAACATCCTTGAAAACCATCCTGGCCCCGTGGAAACTCACGCCCAGGTCTGCCTTGAAGGACACGTCTGCCATCTGCATCTGGACAACAACCTCAAGGTCAGCCCTGGCCCGGATCTGGACAAGGCTATAGCCGCATGGGCTTCATAA